One stretch of Pararhodobacter zhoushanensis DNA includes these proteins:
- a CDS encoding enoyl-CoA hydratase-related protein, which yields MSTVLRDLKDGVLTVTLNRPERRNAWTGEMETALRAALTDATHNPEVRVVVLTGAGAAFCAGADAEFLRQLRSGAATLTEAEANPWPEARPEFKGKFAMPAALPKPVIAAINGPAVGIGYALALYSDIRLASESGAFIASFARMGLIAEKGIDWALAGIVGHGRAAELLLSGRKMGAAEALRIGLVTSVFRDDAFRAAVQDYAAEIAAKVSPRSAAVIKRQLQGLRFDPPAEILARGDRELAASLQSADFREAMAAMSERRPPVFPKP from the coding sequence ATGAGCACCGTTCTGCGCGATCTCAAGGACGGCGTGCTCACCGTGACGCTCAACCGCCCCGAGCGCCGGAATGCCTGGACCGGCGAGATGGAGACGGCACTGCGCGCCGCCCTGACCGACGCCACCCACAACCCCGAGGTGCGGGTGGTCGTGCTGACCGGCGCGGGGGCTGCGTTTTGTGCGGGGGCGGATGCCGAGTTCCTCAGACAGTTGCGCAGTGGTGCGGCGACACTCACCGAGGCAGAGGCCAACCCCTGGCCCGAGGCGCGGCCTGAGTTCAAAGGCAAATTCGCCATGCCCGCCGCGCTGCCCAAGCCGGTGATCGCCGCGATCAATGGCCCCGCCGTCGGCATCGGCTATGCACTGGCGCTCTACAGCGACATCCGGCTGGCCAGTGAAAGCGGGGCGTTCATCGCCTCGTTCGCGCGGATGGGGCTGATCGCGGAAAAGGGTATCGACTGGGCGCTGGCGGGGATCGTCGGCCACGGGCGCGCGGCGGAATTGTTGCTGTCGGGGCGCAAGATGGGGGCCGCCGAGGCGCTGAGGATCGGGCTGGTCACCAGCGTTTTCCGCGATGACGCCTTTCGGGCCGCCGTGCAGGACTATGCCGCCGAGATCGCCGCCAAGGTTTCGCCCCGCTCGGCTGCCGTGATCAAACGCCAGCTGCAGGGTCTGCGCTTTGACCCGCCCGCAGAGATCCTCGCGCGCGGGGATCGCGAACTGGCCGCGAGCCTGCAAAGCGCCGATTTCCGCGAGGCAATGGCGGCGATGTCCGAACGCCGCCCGCCGGTGTTTCCCAAACCGTGA
- a CDS encoding AMP-binding protein translates to MSAQPAERLAAIITPDTTLDQAELQRRASSAATGFGAMGLAEGATVAILMRNDTPFIEASIAAQKIGAFSVPINWHSTAPEILYVLEDCKPDLLVAQADLLRTPGLVLPKGLRVVVSATPNATAAAFRLPPEACAVPAGVLDWEALIAAHPPRSAPDAATRGAIIYTSGTTGRPKGVKRVPMDAALLARNIRCFVDTYGLAPDVRTLMVTPLYHASPGGFARYAATKGELLVLAPRFDPEEFLALIEKHRINTITAVPTMFIKLLKLPPEVRARYDLSSLRWVSHTASACPVDVKKAMIDWWGPILHEVYGGTEVGIAMHCSSEEWLAHPGTVGRIVDGAEVRILGEDDTILPEGETGEIYVRNPNYADFTYINHPDARDESEKDGFISLGDVGWLDADGFLYLGDRKRDMIIYGGSNIYPAEIESILVQHPGVADCAIVGLPDPEFGEIVAAWVQAAEGAHPSEADLTAFMAASLARYKLPRRFTFVDTLPREESGKLMKRKLREAVVPG, encoded by the coding sequence GTGTCAGCACAACCGGCAGAGCGCCTTGCAGCGATCATTACGCCCGATACAACGCTGGATCAGGCCGAGTTGCAGCGCCGCGCCAGCTCGGCTGCGACGGGATTCGGCGCGATGGGTCTGGCCGAGGGGGCGACGGTTGCCATCCTGATGCGCAACGACACGCCGTTCATTGAGGCCTCGATCGCCGCGCAAAAGATCGGGGCGTTTTCAGTGCCGATCAACTGGCACTCGACCGCGCCCGAGATCCTGTATGTGCTGGAAGACTGCAAACCGGATCTGCTGGTCGCGCAGGCTGACCTGCTCAGGACGCCGGGTCTGGTGCTGCCCAAAGGCCTGCGCGTTGTGGTCTCCGCCACGCCCAACGCGACCGCCGCCGCCTTTCGCTTGCCGCCTGAGGCCTGCGCCGTGCCCGCGGGGGTGCTGGACTGGGAAGCTCTCATCGCCGCCCATCCGCCGCGGTCCGCTCCTGACGCCGCAACGCGCGGGGCGATCATCTATACATCGGGCACCACGGGCCGTCCCAAGGGCGTCAAGCGCGTGCCGATGGATGCCGCGCTGCTGGCCCGCAACATCCGCTGCTTTGTTGACACCTACGGGCTTGCCCCCGATGTCCGTACCCTGATGGTCACGCCGCTCTATCACGCCTCGCCGGGCGGCTTTGCGCGGTATGCCGCGACCAAGGGCGAGCTGCTGGTGCTGGCCCCGCGCTTTGATCCTGAGGAATTTCTGGCGCTGATCGAAAAGCACCGCATCAACACGATCACCGCTGTGCCGACCATGTTCATCAAGCTGCTGAAACTGCCGCCCGAAGTGCGCGCGCGCTATGATCTGTCCTCGCTGCGCTGGGTCAGTCACACAGCGTCGGCCTGTCCGGTGGACGTGAAAAAGGCGATGATCGACTGGTGGGGACCGATCCTGCACGAGGTTTACGGCGGCACCGAGGTTGGCATCGCCATGCATTGCAGTTCCGAGGAATGGCTGGCGCATCCGGGCACCGTGGGCCGGATTGTCGACGGGGCCGAGGTGCGCATTCTGGGCGAGGATGACACGATCCTGCCGGAAGGCGAGACCGGCGAGATCTATGTGCGCAACCCGAACTACGCCGATTTCACCTATATCAACCATCCCGATGCGCGGGACGAGTCCGAGAAAGACGGGTTCATCAGTCTGGGCGATGTGGGCTGGCTGGACGCGGACGGGTTCCTCTATCTGGGCGACCGCAAGCGCGACATGATCATCTACGGCGGCAGCAATATCTATCCGGCCGAGATTGAGTCCATTCTGGTGCAACACCCCGGCGTTGCGGATTGCGCGATTGTCGGTCTGCCCGACCCGGAATTCGGCGAGATTGTCGCGGCTTGGGTGCAGGCCGCTGAGGGTGCGCACCCCAGCGAAGCGGACCTGACAGCGTTCATGGCCGCCTCGCTGGCGCGCTACAAGCTGCCGCGCCGGTTCACGTTTGTGGACACGCTGCCGCGTGAGGAAAGCGGCAAGCTAATGAAGCGCAAACTGCGCGAGGCGGTGGTCCCGGGCTGA
- a CDS encoding FadR/GntR family transcriptional regulator — protein MNSGLGFRPVKTKRAFEEVCDQIRSEIQAGRIAAGDKLPSERDLAEQLQVSRATVREAFRTLEIGGVLSLLKGVKGGAVVMRGDAKPITQTITDLLSLGGLSLADYTEARTSLQKEIIRLACERATPEDFAALEANIAATREKTTEAQIEDRTALTVEFYALLARATKNKAMELLMSAVTEPLAYYIRQIGVDRTWDVAESRTKVVNHIRARDVAAAVAEMSSHMERLHAYMLSRQPVAPA, from the coding sequence ATGAATTCCGGTTTGGGTTTCCGACCCGTCAAAACGAAACGCGCTTTTGAGGAGGTCTGCGACCAGATCCGATCCGAGATTCAGGCCGGCCGAATCGCTGCGGGTGACAAGCTGCCCTCAGAGCGCGATCTGGCCGAGCAGTTGCAGGTCAGCCGCGCCACCGTGCGCGAGGCGTTCCGCACGCTGGAAATCGGCGGCGTGCTGTCGCTGCTCAAGGGCGTCAAGGGCGGCGCGGTGGTGATGCGTGGCGATGCCAAGCCGATCACGCAGACGATCACCGACCTGTTGTCGCTGGGAGGGCTGTCGCTGGCCGACTACACCGAGGCCCGTACCTCGCTGCAAAAGGAGATCATCCGGCTGGCCTGCGAACGCGCCACGCCTGAGGATTTCGCCGCCCTCGAGGCCAACATCGCCGCCACGCGCGAAAAGACCACCGAGGCGCAGATCGAGGACCGCACGGCGCTGACGGTCGAATTCTACGCCCTGCTCGCCCGGGCCACGAAGAACAAGGCGATGGAGCTGCTGATGTCGGCGGTGACCGAGCCTCTGGCTTACTACATCCGCCAGATCGGGGTCGACCGGACCTGGGATGTGGCCGAGTCGCGCACCAAGGTCGTCAACCACATCCGGGCGCGTGATGTTGCGGCGGCGGTGGCGGAAATGTCGTCCCATATGGAGCGTTTGCACGCCTATATGCTGTCACGCCAGCCCGTCGCGCCCGCGTAA
- a CDS encoding TRAP transporter small permease: protein MVRQGVRKAIDALITVDLVIAGLALMAMLVHVVLDVILREVHVPFSGTLEIVSFWYMVALVFLAIPVAQAHGHHIKVELFTVAISPRVQKMIDIVVLLACAALLVVFVWVSVEEALRQTSRHAMVEAGTGTIAVWPTRWLVPLSMATTCLICVMQACDLVRSLITGIEPPTHARKSLDV, encoded by the coding sequence ATGGTACGCCAAGGCGTCCGAAAGGCGATTGACGCGCTGATCACTGTCGATCTGGTGATCGCCGGTCTGGCCCTTATGGCCATGCTGGTCCACGTCGTGCTCGACGTGATCCTGCGCGAAGTCCACGTCCCGTTCTCGGGGACGCTGGAAATCGTGTCCTTCTGGTACATGGTGGCACTGGTATTTCTGGCGATCCCGGTCGCGCAGGCCCATGGCCACCATATCAAGGTCGAGCTGTTCACCGTCGCCATCTCGCCTCGTGTGCAAAAGATGATCGACATCGTGGTGTTGCTTGCCTGCGCCGCGCTGTTGGTGGTGTTTGTCTGGGTATCGGTCGAGGAAGCCCTGCGCCAGACCAGCCGTCACGCCATGGTCGAGGCGGGCACCGGCACCATCGCCGTCTGGCCGACGCGCTGGCTGGTGCCGCTCTCAATGGCGACCACCTGCCTGATCTGCGTGATGCAGGCCTGTGATCTTGTCCGTTCGCTGATCACCGGCATCGAACCCCCTACCCATGCACGGAAATCCCTTGATGTCTGA
- a CDS encoding TRAP transporter large permease has translation MSDVAIGGFGLAAILVLLALRVPIAFALISVSLAGIWALLGERPALGSLRTIPYQFVAHWSLSAIPMFLLMGSVAYHSGLVSSLYTAARLWLCRLPGGLAIASNFACAGFAAASGSSVATASAMGRIAVPEMLRYRYDPGLATGVVAAAGTLGSLIPPSILMILYGTFAEASIGQLMIAGILPGLLTAGIYAAMIWIRCVLNPDLAPPVDLNPTWRERFGSLAKVWPMPLLILGVIGGLYGGYVTATEAGALGAFLSIVIAALYRRLTWTVMRESIMDTITGTAVIFFVSIGAVLLSRFIALSGVPTFIVDLFGAGGLEGYAVVLFCGLVFLFLGMFLDPIGLMLIALPVMLPIIEQSGFDLIWFGILTIKFVEIGLITPPVGLSVYTIKTVVGDKVALTQIFRGIGWFLVCELLVVVLLVVFPQIALFLPGLMR, from the coding sequence ATGTCTGATGTCGCAATCGGGGGCTTTGGCCTCGCCGCCATTCTTGTTCTGCTGGCGCTGCGCGTGCCGATTGCCTTTGCGCTGATCAGCGTGTCGCTGGCGGGCATCTGGGCACTGCTGGGCGAGCGTCCGGCGCTGGGTTCGCTGCGCACCATCCCCTATCAGTTCGTCGCCCACTGGTCGCTTTCAGCGATCCCGATGTTCCTGCTGATGGGGTCGGTGGCCTATCACTCGGGCCTTGTCAGTTCGCTCTATACTGCCGCGCGCCTGTGGCTCTGCCGTTTGCCCGGCGGGTTGGCGATTGCGTCGAATTTCGCCTGCGCGGGCTTTGCCGCCGCGTCGGGCTCGTCTGTTGCCACCGCGTCGGCCATGGGCCGCATCGCGGTGCCCGAGATGCTGCGCTATCGCTACGATCCGGGTCTGGCGACCGGGGTGGTCGCGGCGGCCGGCACATTGGGCTCTCTGATCCCGCCGTCGATCCTGATGATCCTGTATGGCACCTTTGCCGAGGCTTCGATTGGCCAGTTGATGATCGCGGGGATCCTGCCCGGCCTGCTGACCGCCGGGATCTATGCCGCGATGATCTGGATCCGCTGCGTTCTCAATCCTGACCTTGCCCCGCCCGTTGACCTGAACCCCACCTGGCGCGAGCGGTTCGGGTCGCTGGCCAAAGTCTGGCCGATGCCCCTGCTCATTCTGGGCGTGATCGGCGGGCTTTACGGCGGCTATGTCACCGCGACCGAGGCCGGGGCGCTGGGTGCGTTCCTCTCCATCGTCATCGCCGCGCTCTATCGCCGCCTGACCTGGACCGTGATGCGCGAAAGCATCATGGATACGATCACCGGCACCGCTGTGATCTTCTTCGTCTCCATCGGCGCCGTGTTGCTGTCACGCTTCATCGCGCTGTCGGGCGTGCCGACCTTCATCGTCGATCTTTTCGGCGCAGGCGGGCTTGAAGGCTACGCGGTCGTGCTGTTCTGCGGGCTGGTGTTCCTGTTTCTGGGCATGTTCCTGGACCCCATCGGCCTGATGCTGATCGCCCTGCCGGTCATGCTGCCGATCATCGAGCAAAGCGGCTTTGATCTGATCTGGTTCGGCATCCTGACCATCAAATTTGTCGAGATCGGGCTGATTACCCCTCCTGTCGGGCTGTCGGTCTACACGATCAAGACCGTGGTCGGCGACAAGGTCGCCCTCACCCAGATTTTCCGCGGCATCGGCTGGTTCCTTGTGTGCGAATTGCTGGTCGTGGTGCTGCTGGTGGTCTTTCCGCAGATCGCGCTGTTTCTGCCGGGCTTGATGCGCTGA
- a CDS encoding C4-dicarboxylate TRAP transporter substrate-binding protein — MTLTLRASSALALLALATGPVLADEYNYATFVPPQAANNVLALQPAFDTIAAETGGEVQITMFAGGQLLGGQDMLAGVRDGIADLGFVIPVYAPSDLPNSVVISDMMPYGSDPIAVAGASLQTMLMDCPQCVQEFADNNLVYLGGHVPTPYRLLCRTNVASLADIEGLRMRGGSGAMSRIAQSLGGTPVNMGAGDMYEALERGQLDCVVGPIAWLRQYSLGEVIGSVLGEPLGVLGGLGLVTWNTDSWNAMSDEQKQLMLRQMPGIVARATIDGYIADDADVRAQYEGTVAFNDSVPEIRAELDRINAEGLPAIMDAARDRGATDPDAIAAAYLRNLEHWQDLARDRIQGDTDALAEVLWEEIYSKVSF, encoded by the coding sequence ATGACCCTTACACTGCGCGCCAGTTCGGCGCTGGCACTGCTCGCCCTGGCCACGGGACCAGTCCTGGCGGACGAGTATAACTACGCAACCTTTGTGCCGCCGCAGGCCGCCAACAACGTGCTGGCGCTGCAACCCGCTTTTGACACCATCGCGGCAGAAACAGGCGGCGAGGTCCAGATCACCATGTTCGCCGGTGGTCAGTTGCTGGGCGGGCAGGACATGCTCGCCGGGGTGCGCGACGGCATTGCCGATCTGGGCTTTGTGATCCCCGTCTATGCGCCGTCGGATCTGCCCAACTCGGTGGTGATTTCGGACATGATGCCCTATGGCTCGGACCCGATTGCCGTGGCCGGGGCGTCTTTGCAGACGATGCTGATGGACTGCCCGCAGTGCGTTCAAGAGTTCGCCGACAACAATCTGGTGTATCTGGGCGGTCACGTGCCGACACCCTATCGCCTGCTGTGCCGCACCAATGTCGCCAGCCTTGCTGACATCGAGGGCCTGCGGATGCGCGGTGGCTCGGGTGCCATGTCGCGCATCGCGCAATCGCTGGGCGGTACGCCGGTGAATATGGGCGCGGGCGATATGTACGAGGCGCTCGAGCGCGGGCAACTGGACTGTGTCGTCGGCCCGATTGCATGGCTGCGCCAGTATTCGCTGGGCGAGGTGATCGGCTCGGTGCTGGGCGAACCGCTGGGTGTGCTGGGCGGTCTGGGTCTGGTGACCTGGAACACCGATTCGTGGAACGCGATGAGCGATGAGCAAAAGCAGCTCATGCTGCGCCAGATGCCGGGCATCGTCGCCCGCGCCACCATCGACGGCTATATCGCCGATGACGCCGATGTGCGCGCCCAGTACGAGGGCACGGTCGCCTTCAACGACTCGGTGCCCGAGATCCGCGCCGAACTGGACCGCATCAACGCCGAAGGCCTGCCCGCCATCATGGACGCCGCCCGCGACCGCGGTGCCACCGATCCTGATGCGATTGCCGCTGCCTATCTGCGCAATCTGGAGCACTGGCAAGACCTGGCCCGTGACCGTATCCAAGGCGACACCGACGCTCTAGCCGAAGTTCTGTGGGAAGAAATCTACAGCAAGGTCTCGTTCTGA
- a CDS encoding FadR/GntR family transcriptional regulator produces the protein MTKEADNALFEPVRSDRSFEIVMQRIREKLASGALRPGDKLPPERELAKQLDVSRNVVREALRSLENSGMLKTRKGAHGGAFIEEGSASLISQALSDLVILNAISLDDLLEARLLMLGMVLDRVAAQPNPPDLTALAANLAETEEVVAKNESAKRVPLARAFYHEVAALTANRALVFTIDAQTEMIQTYLRFRVADMDSAKLVQSRRDFLQHLRDGRFDAAKAELSAHLERVHHRLWSA, from the coding sequence ATGACCAAAGAAGCGGACAACGCTCTGTTTGAACCCGTGCGCAGCGATCGGTCGTTCGAGATCGTCATGCAGCGCATCCGCGAGAAGCTTGCCTCAGGTGCCTTGCGTCCCGGTGACAAGCTTCCGCCGGAACGCGAATTGGCCAAACAGCTGGACGTCAGCCGCAACGTGGTGCGCGAAGCGCTGCGCTCGCTGGAGAACTCGGGCATGCTCAAGACCCGCAAAGGCGCGCATGGCGGGGCATTCATCGAGGAAGGCAGCGCGTCGCTGATCAGTCAGGCGCTCAGCGATCTGGTTATTCTCAACGCGATCAGCCTTGATGACCTGCTTGAGGCCCGGCTCTTGATGCTGGGCATGGTGCTGGACCGCGTCGCCGCGCAGCCCAACCCGCCCGACCTGACCGCGCTCGCCGCCAATCTCGCCGAGACCGAAGAGGTAGTTGCCAAGAACGAGTCCGCAAAACGTGTCCCTCTGGCCCGTGCCTTTTACCATGAAGTTGCGGCCTTGACCGCCAACCGTGCGCTGGTCTTCACCATCGATGCGCAGACCGAGATGATCCAGACCTACCTGCGCTTCCGCGTCGCCGACATGGACAGCGCCAAGCTGGTGCAGTCGCGTCGCGACTTCCTGCAGCATCTGCGCGACGGTCGTTTCGACGCAGCAAAGGCCGAGCTGTCGGCGCATCTGGAACGGGTCCACCACCGGCTCTGGAGCGCCTGA
- a CDS encoding acyl-CoA dehydrogenase family protein produces MLDTTNGNEELIMFRESVRRMTEKEVAPIAARIDQDDHMPHSLVPVFGDLGLIQIMVPEEYGGPGGTTTMACIAKEEVSRASFAVSHLVGATSIAMALPLVHFGTEEQRQRYLPEIAEGRTLSCIGLTEPHTGSDVSGIKTSARKEGGDYVINGQKVFITKADQAKYILLFARTSEGKGHDGISSFLIPMDTPGITIGGSPKKMGLRGIKNCDLFFENVRVPADTLIGAEGQGFKNAMGVLNLNRPTVAAASIGIAQAALDASLAYAKERVQFGRPIAEFQLVQAMLADMAIQIEAARALLYQVTALIDREPKNPRIPMLASMIKTFASDMAMKVTTDAVQVFGGAGYLQDNPVERYMRDAKVCQIYEGTNQIQRLIIARAMLKQ; encoded by the coding sequence ATGCTGGACACCACGAATGGGAACGAAGAGCTGATCATGTTCCGCGAATCCGTACGACGGATGACGGAAAAAGAGGTCGCGCCGATTGCGGCCAGGATCGACCAGGACGACCACATGCCGCATTCGCTGGTCCCGGTGTTCGGCGATCTGGGCCTGATCCAGATCATGGTCCCCGAGGAATACGGCGGCCCCGGCGGCACCACGACGATGGCCTGCATCGCCAAGGAAGAAGTCTCGCGCGCGTCTTTCGCTGTCTCGCACCTTGTCGGCGCCACCTCGATCGCCATGGCCCTGCCGCTGGTCCATTTCGGCACCGAAGAGCAGCGCCAGCGCTACCTGCCCGAGATCGCCGAAGGCCGCACCCTGTCGTGCATCGGCCTGACCGAGCCGCACACCGGCTCGGACGTGTCGGGGATCAAGACCTCGGCGCGCAAAGAGGGGGGCGATTACGTCATCAACGGGCAGAAGGTGTTCATCACCAAGGCCGATCAGGCGAAATACATTCTGCTGTTCGCCCGCACCTCTGAAGGCAAGGGCCATGACGGCATCTCGTCCTTCCTGATCCCGATGGACACCCCCGGCATCACCATCGGCGGCAGCCCCAAGAAAATGGGCCTGCGCGGGATCAAGAACTGCGATCTGTTCTTTGAAAATGTCCGCGTCCCCGCCGACACGCTGATCGGCGCTGAAGGTCAGGGTTTCAAGAACGCCATGGGCGTGCTGAACCTGAACCGCCCGACCGTCGCCGCCGCCTCGATCGGCATCGCGCAAGCCGCGCTTGACGCCTCGCTTGCCTATGCCAAAGAGCGCGTCCAGTTCGGGCGCCCGATTGCCGAATTCCAGCTGGTGCAGGCGATGCTGGCCGATATGGCGATCCAGATCGAAGCCGCGCGCGCCCTGCTCTATCAGGTCACCGCCCTGATTGACCGCGAGCCCAAGAACCCGCGCATCCCGATGCTCGCCTCGATGATCAAGACCTTCGCCTCGGATATGGCGATGAAGGTGACCACCGACGCCGTGCAGGTCTTTGGCGGTGCTGGCTATCTGCAGGACAACCCGGTCGAGCGTTACATGCGCGATGCCAAGGTCTGCCAGATCTATGAAGGCACGAACCAGATCCAGCGCCTGATCATTGCCCGGGCGATGCTCAAGCAATGA
- a CDS encoding CaiB/BaiF CoA transferase family protein: MSGPAPIRVLDFGQVMAGPLAGRLMADVGAEVIKIETPEGDSMRGRPPLRDGHSAYFGTLNAGKRSVVLDLKTDEGRRDAFALALTADVVIENFRPGVMARLGLGYEALSAANPRLIYCAISGFGQQGEGAKRPAYAPMIHAASGLDLALMDFSPGAERPAPTGMFYADVMAAVYAWGAIQTALFERERTGKGQSVDVALMDSLISMMIYEVQEAQFPQARKRHVYIPVKTSDGFVIVVPLSGKNFAAMLSVLGAPEWGDDPRFATPAGREANWAEIMRHVEGWTASRSSDACEQLFMAAGVPCSRYRTVSEALADPVSVERGIVGTVEDGAGTFSVPNPPFRLSQTDAQVRRMIPALGEGTAEILGALTSAHEH, translated from the coding sequence ATGAGCGGCCCTGCACCCATCCGGGTGCTCGATTTCGGTCAGGTGATGGCGGGCCCGCTTGCGGGCCGCCTGATGGCCGATGTCGGCGCCGAGGTCATCAAGATCGAAACACCCGAGGGCGATTCCATGCGCGGTCGCCCACCGCTGCGCGATGGGCATTCGGCCTATTTCGGCACGCTCAACGCGGGCAAGCGCAGCGTTGTGCTGGACCTCAAGACCGATGAGGGGCGGCGCGACGCCTTCGCGCTGGCGCTCACAGCCGATGTGGTGATCGAGAATTTCCGCCCCGGTGTGATGGCGCGGCTGGGGTTGGGGTATGAGGCGCTGTCAGCGGCCAATCCCCGGCTGATCTATTGCGCGATCTCGGGCTTTGGGCAGCAGGGTGAAGGGGCCAAGCGCCCCGCCTATGCGCCGATGATCCATGCGGCCTCGGGCCTCGATCTGGCGTTGATGGACTTCTCGCCCGGTGCCGAACGCCCGGCCCCCACCGGCATGTTCTATGCCGATGTCATGGCGGCGGTTTATGCGTGGGGCGCAATCCAGACCGCGCTGTTCGAGCGCGAGCGCACCGGCAAGGGCCAGAGCGTCGATGTGGCGCTGATGGACAGCCTCATTTCGATGATGATCTACGAAGTTCAGGAAGCGCAGTTCCCGCAGGCCCGCAAGCGGCACGTCTATATCCCTGTGAAAACCTCGGACGGGTTTGTCATTGTCGTGCCGCTGTCGGGCAAGAATTTCGCTGCGATGCTGTCGGTTCTGGGTGCGCCCGAGTGGGGTGATGACCCGCGTTTCGCCACCCCGGCGGGACGCGAGGCGAACTGGGCCGAGATCATGCGCCATGTCGAAGGCTGGACCGCAAGTCGCAGCTCGGACGCCTGCGAACAGCTGTTCATGGCCGCCGGCGTGCCCTGTTCGCGCTACCGCACGGTGTCCGAGGCTTTGGCCGATCCGGTGTCGGTCGAGCGCGGCATCGTCGGCACGGTCGAGGATGGCGCAGGGACGTTCAGCGTGCCGAACCCGCCGTTCCGCCTGTCGCAAACCGACGCGCAGGTGCGCCGGATGATCCCCGCGCTGGGGGAAGGCACCGCGGAAATTCTCGGCGCGCTCACGTCGGCACATGAGCACTGA
- a CDS encoding nitroreductase family protein encodes MSTERLREAGRSVAASPSWRQWVRAEWGFWRGVAYDAQRFRRHAWLHRVHSTPSRAARMLADAHFLEYGMALRAARPGFGLARAERLAGDLSAEGAGTEAAAIGLATLRLWADFNAGSTLPPAVQTALALPAPAAEAGTQTLTADTLRSATVLDFLAFAQARHSVRQFAPGPVPHDAIRRAVAAAQAAPSSCNRQTCHAHVWTDPALINRVRSHQAGNRTFGHELGGIAVITSDLRHWEHAGERYQAWIDGGLFAMSLAHGLHAEGLGTCFLNWSVEPATDRALRAEIGLDDAQLVIVLLGFGLMPDSATVCASPRLPVEAAFSLNPPLA; translated from the coding sequence ATGAGCACTGAGCGACTGCGCGAGGCGGGGCGCAGCGTCGCCGCCTCGCCGTCCTGGCGGCAGTGGGTGCGGGCCGAGTGGGGATTCTGGCGGGGCGTGGCTTATGACGCGCAGCGCTTTCGCCGCCATGCGTGGCTTCACCGCGTCCACAGCACGCCCAGCCGCGCGGCGCGGATGCTGGCGGATGCGCATTTCCTCGAATACGGCATGGCGCTGCGCGCGGCACGGCCGGGGTTCGGACTGGCTCGGGCCGAACGGCTGGCGGGCGATCTTAGTGCTGAAGGTGCAGGGACCGAGGCCGCGGCCATTGGCCTTGCCACGCTGCGCCTCTGGGCTGATTTCAATGCGGGCAGCACCCTACCGCCCGCCGTTCAGACCGCGCTTGCCCTGCCCGCACCCGCCGCTGAAGCCGGCACGCAGACCCTCACCGCTGACACCCTGCGCAGCGCCACCGTCCTCGACTTCCTCGCCTTCGCCCAAGCCCGCCACTCGGTCCGTCAGTTCGCGCCCGGCCCGGTCCCACACGACGCCATCCGCCGCGCCGTGGCGGCGGCACAAGCCGCGCCCTCAAGCTGCAACCGGCAAACCTGCCACGCGCATGTCTGGACCGACCCCGCGCTGATCAACCGGGTGCGAAGCCATCAGGCAGGCAACCGCACCTTCGGGCACGAACTGGGCGGTATCGCCGTGATCACCAGCGACCTGCGCCACTGGGAACACGCGGGCGAGCGCTATCAGGCGTGGATCGACGGCGGGCTCTTCGCCATGTCGCTGGCGCATGGGCTTCATGCCGAAGGGTTGGGAACCTGCTTCCTCAACTGGTCCGTCGAACCCGCCACCGACCGCGCCCTGCGCGCCGAGATCGGGCTGGACGATGCGCAGCTGGTGATCGTGTTGCTGGGCTTTGGCCTGATGCCGGACAGCGCCACGGTCTGCGCCTCGCCACGCCTGCCGGTCGAGGCCGCGTTCAGCCTGAATCCGCCACTGGCATAA